One genomic segment of Arachis duranensis cultivar V14167 chromosome 4, aradu.V14167.gnm2.J7QH, whole genome shotgun sequence includes these proteins:
- the LOC107483295 gene encoding LOW QUALITY PROTEIN: probable ribose-5-phosphate isomerase 4, chloroplastic (The sequence of the model RefSeq protein was modified relative to this genomic sequence to represent the inferred CDS: inserted 1 base in 1 codon), translating to MNMNQMASLTCSSSSSFSTKLPLHSTTPLKRRRRSNHDFLRMVTRSCLDDSSALLRAAQYTVDTYVKSGMVVGLGSGHASGMAIQHLGRQLRTGNLKDIVGIPMSVASASEAAKSGIPLDTYQDSTQIDFAFDDADAIEEGTLVAIIGRRKLQSEESILQEKXGGLEGSIPVLIQSPTWLATAEEIDDIFLGDAEVWRRPAIGQAGPLGGDFPLVTKEGCNVLDLIFTSPIASLAEVAKRLDTVDGVVDHGVVSKIPCTVVIASPNGMKILDKLTADIVG from the exons ATGAACATGAATCAAATGGCTTCTTTAACTTGttcatcatcttcatccttCTCAACAaagcttcctcttcattccacAACACCtctaaaaagaagaagaagaagcaaccaCGATTTTCTAAGAATGGTGACTCGTTCCTGTCTCGATGACAGTTCCGCACTTCTCCGAGCAGCTCAATACACT GTAGACACATATGTGAAAAGTGGAATGGTTGTAGGATTGGGGTCTGGTCATGCTTCTGGTATGGCAATTCAGCATTTGGGTCGCCAGCTTCGTACCGGTAATTTGAAGGACATAGTAGGGATTCCCAT GTCTGTTGCAAGTGCAAGCGAGGCAGCAAAGTCTGGGATACCATTGGATACCTACCAAGACAGTACTCAA ATTGATTTTGCCTTTGATGATGCTGATGCTATAGAAGAAGGGACACTTGTGGCTATCATTGGGCGCCGTAAACTGCAAAGTGAGGAATCCATACTGCAGGAGA GTGGTGGACTGGAAGGTTCTATTCCAGTTTTAATTCAGTCT CCAACCTGGCTGGCAACCGCCGAAGAGATTGATGATATATTTCTGGGCGATGCCGAG GTTTGGAGAAGACCGGCGATAGGACAAGCAGGTCCATTAGGAGGTGACTTCCCCCTAGTCACCAAAGAAGGATGTAATGTTCTTGATCTTATATTTACTTCTCCAATTGCAAGCCTTG CTGAAGTAGCAAAACGCCTTGATACTGTGGATGGTGTTGTTGACCATGGGGTCGTATCTAAAATCCC atgtACAGTGGTAATTGCTTCTCCGAATGGGATGAAAATTTTGGACAAATTGACCGCAGATATAGTGGGATAG